In one Planctomycetia bacterium genomic region, the following are encoded:
- the tilS gene encoding tRNA lysidine(34) synthetase TilS — protein sequence MHKHKVAGPILLAVSGGPDSVCLLYAMMQLVDKNTLHIAHYNHRLRGEASDADGRYVESLCQQHGLHFHLGHSDQLSPQQSGIENCARKLRYDWLTEVARQNGCNWVMTGHTMNDQSETVLHHLIRGTGWRGLRGIAPKRRLTITDHSIYVLRPLLTCTRQDVLDYLASHNITARHDASNDDIKFTRNRIRHQIMPQLIEMNPDAVNHLAEWADRARMVYRQIKTESRRLFETIIAFQSKERLALKLKLLERNSNTVMQEVLRGLFQSQNWPIDQMNHQRWKEVIEVCRGTRTAVELPGRIMVTRRDLVVQFIKR from the coding sequence ATGCACAAGCACAAGGTCGCCGGCCCCATCCTCCTTGCTGTCTCAGGTGGGCCGGACAGTGTCTGCCTGCTGTACGCCATGATGCAGCTTGTCGATAAAAATACGCTCCACATTGCTCACTACAACCATCGCCTTCGTGGCGAGGCAAGCGATGCTGATGGACGCTATGTTGAGTCACTTTGCCAGCAACATGGCCTTCACTTTCACCTTGGCCACTCTGATCAATTGTCGCCCCAACAGAGTGGTATCGAAAACTGTGCCAGGAAACTGCGGTACGATTGGCTGACTGAAGTTGCTAGACAAAACGGTTGCAACTGGGTCATGACCGGCCACACCATGAACGATCAGTCTGAAACCGTTTTGCATCACCTGATCCGTGGAACCGGTTGGCGGGGGTTACGCGGCATTGCACCGAAACGAAGGCTTACCATAACTGACCATAGTATTTACGTTTTGAGGCCATTACTGACATGCACCAGGCAGGATGTACTCGATTATCTTGCAAGCCACAACATTACTGCCCGACATGATGCCAGCAACGATGACATAAAGTTCACAAGAAACAGAATTCGACACCAGATCATGCCACAGCTGATTGAAATGAATCCAGATGCAGTTAATCACTTGGCAGAATGGGCAGATCGAGCAAGAATGGTTTACCGACAGATTAAGACAGAAAGTCGCAGACTTTTTGAAACCATCATTGCATTTCAATCCAAAGAACGTCTTGCTCTCAAGTTGAAACTCCTGGAACGAAATTCCAATACCGTTATGCAGGAAGTTTTGCGAGGCCTATTTCAATCGCAGAATTGGCCGATTGACCAGATGAACCATCAGCGCTGGAAGGAAGTCATCGAAGTCTGCCGGGGAACTCGCACCGCAGTGGAACTACCCGGCAGAATCATGGTGACACGCAGAGACCTGGTCGTACAGTTTATCAAGCGGTAA